In Bos indicus x Bos taurus breed Angus x Brahman F1 hybrid chromosome 23, Bos_hybrid_MaternalHap_v2.0, whole genome shotgun sequence, a single genomic region encodes these proteins:
- the OARD1 gene encoding O-acetyl-ADP-ribose deacetylase 1 isoform X1, with translation MAGSPNEDSEGSRITYVKGDLFACPQTDSLVHCISEDCRMGAGIAVLFKKKFGGVQELLNQQKKSGEVAVLKRDGRYIYYLITKKRASHKPTYENLRKSLEAMKSHCLKNGVTDLSMPRIGCGLDRLQWENVSAIIEEVFEATDIRITVYTL, from the exons ATGGCTGGCAGCCCTAATGAAGATTCAGAAGGAAGCCGA ATTACTTACGTGAAAGGAGACCTATTTGCATGTCCCCAAACAGACTCTTTAGTGCATTGTATCAGTGAGGACTGTCGAATGGGCGCTGGGATAGCTGTCCTCTTCAAGAAGAAATTTGGAGGAGTGCAGGAACTGTTGAATCAAC AGAAAAAGTCTGGAGAAGTGGCTGTTCTGAAGAGAGATGGGCGATATATATATTACCTG ATTACAAAGAAAAGGGCTTCACACAAGCCAACTTATGAAAACTTACGGAAGAGTTTAGAGGCTATGAAGTCCCATTGTCTGAAGAATGGAGTCACCGACCTTTCCATGCCAAG gaTCGGATGTGGTCTTGATCGTCTGCAATGGGAAAATGTATCCGCAATAATTGAGGAGGTCTTTGAGGCAACAGACATCAGAATTACTGTGTACACACTCTGA
- the OARD1 gene encoding O-acetyl-ADP-ribose deacetylase 1 isoform X2, which yields MAGSPNEDSEGSRITYVKGDLFACPQTDSLVHCISEDCRMGAGIAVLFKKKFGGVQELLNQQKKSGEVAVLKRDGRYIYYLTTKNVKS from the exons ATGGCTGGCAGCCCTAATGAAGATTCAGAAGGAAGCCGA ATTACTTACGTGAAAGGAGACCTATTTGCATGTCCCCAAACAGACTCTTTAGTGCATTGTATCAGTGAGGACTGTCGAATGGGCGCTGGGATAGCTGTCCTCTTCAAGAAGAAATTTGGAGGAGTGCAGGAACTGTTGAATCAAC AGAAAAAGTCTGGAGAAGTGGCTGTTCTGAAGAGAGATGGGCGATATATATATTACCTG acaaccaaaaatgtcaaaAGCTGA